The following is a genomic window from Halobacterium sp. R2-5.
GTGGCTGAACAGTTCAAGAAGGCAGTTTACCCCTACTACAAGAAGTAACAATGTCTGACAAGTACCCAGAGAGTTCGGGACGCCGCCGGTTCGTCAAAGGCGTCGTCGGCAGTGCGGGCGTCGCCGGCATCGGCACTGCCGGCGTCGCCAGCATCGACATGGTCACCAACCAGTCGGGGTCCGGCGGCGGCCAGACGACGTACTTCGGCGTCGAGAACACCGGCGGGCCGGCCCCGCGTGCGATGCCGATGGTCCCCATCGAAATCGACGACGAGGGGTACCTCCGCGGCGTCTACCCCGAAATCCAGGAAGTCGAACAGCAGGGCCAGACCGTCGAGGTCGCCCGCGAAGACCTCGGCGGCATCACGTACGCCACGGACTGGTTCCAGTACTGCGGCATTCAGGACTACCAGGGCCTCCAGCCGAGCTACGACGGCGACAACTACTTCCGGTACGCCGGCGGCGCCAGCTCCTACGACTGGCAGCCGTCCTCGGGCCAGGTCCACGTCGACGACTTCTCCGACTACGACACGTGGGAGAACGACTACGGCGAGGGCGCCATCGGGAAGCCGGCGTCGGTCACGTGGCGCTCCCAGGACACCGACAACTCGATTCCGGTGCAGGTCATCCGGAGCACGCTCCTTGAGGACGCCGTCGCGAACGCCGACGGCGAGGTCGGCGACTGGCTGGACGCGGCGACCACGGACGGCTTCA
Proteins encoded in this region:
- a CDS encoding Rieske 2Fe-2S domain-containing protein encodes the protein MSDKYPESSGRRRFVKGVVGSAGVAGIGTAGVASIDMVTNQSGSGGGQTTYFGVENTGGPAPRAMPMVPIEIDDEGYLRGVYPEIQEVEQQGQTVEVAREDLGGITYATDWFQYCGIQDYQGLQPSYDGDNYFRYAGGASSYDWQPSSGQVHVDDFSDYDTWENDYGEGAIGKPASVTWRSQDTDNSIPVQVIRSTLLEDAVANADGEVGDWLDAATTDGFMAFLNKCTHYCCVPGYRTSNYEGAGDKIYCACHQSVYDPYSIVKRSFTAYPRPEDG